In Agromyces sp. 3263, a single genomic region encodes these proteins:
- a CDS encoding helix-turn-helix domain-containing protein has product MLKTIACIALPQMAPFEFGVICEVFGIDRREHGGPIFDFHVVAADPGPITTKLGFDVVVKEGLDFAYEADLVAVPASLVGSPADERVLDVIRDAVDRGAWVLSVCSGAFTLGYAGVLDGRRATTHWMYTDKMAELFPQTEVDPDVLFVQDGKVVTGAGTAAGIDAALHIVRTELGASAANVVARRMVVPPQRDGGQSQFIQTPVPECHSDSFAKVTEWMLEHLDHELTVDLLARKALMSPRTFARRFRAETGTTPNAWLNRQRLLRAQQLLEETSLTLEEIARETGFGAAAVMRHHFLKVLQTTPTQYRRLFGVREASDREVAAAS; this is encoded by the coding sequence GTGCTCAAGACCATCGCCTGCATCGCGCTCCCCCAGATGGCGCCGTTCGAGTTCGGGGTGATCTGCGAGGTCTTCGGCATCGATCGCCGCGAGCACGGCGGCCCGATCTTCGACTTCCACGTCGTGGCCGCCGACCCCGGCCCCATCACGACCAAGCTCGGCTTCGACGTCGTCGTGAAGGAGGGGCTCGACTTCGCGTACGAGGCCGACCTGGTCGCCGTGCCCGCGTCCCTGGTCGGCTCGCCGGCCGACGAGCGCGTGCTCGACGTCATCCGCGACGCCGTCGACCGCGGAGCCTGGGTGCTCTCGGTCTGCTCGGGTGCGTTCACGCTCGGCTACGCCGGCGTGCTCGACGGCCGCCGGGCCACCACGCACTGGATGTACACCGACAAGATGGCCGAGCTCTTCCCGCAGACCGAGGTCGACCCCGACGTGCTCTTCGTGCAGGACGGCAAGGTGGTCACGGGTGCCGGCACCGCCGCGGGCATCGACGCCGCTCTGCACATCGTGCGCACCGAGCTCGGGGCGAGCGCCGCGAACGTGGTCGCCCGCCGCATGGTCGTCCCCCCGCAGCGCGACGGCGGCCAGTCGCAGTTCATCCAGACCCCGGTACCCGAGTGCCACAGCGACTCGTTCGCGAAGGTCACCGAGTGGATGCTCGAGCACCTCGACCACGAGCTCACCGTCGACCTGCTCGCGCGCAAGGCACTGATGTCGCCCCGCACCTTCGCCCGCCGCTTCCGCGCGGAGACCGGCACGACGCCGAACGCGTGGCTGAACCGCCAGCGCCTCCTCCGGGCCCAGCAACTGCTCGAGGAGACCTCGCTCACCCTCGAGGAGATCGCCCGCGAGACCGGCTTCGGCGCAGCCGCGGTGATGCGGCACCACTTCCTGAAGGTGCTGCAGACCACGCCGACGCAGTACCGGCGGCTCTTCGGGGTGCGGGAGGCGAGCGACCGCGAGGTGGCCGCCGCCAGCTGA
- the manA gene encoding mannose-6-phosphate isomerase, class I yields MFVTIANTPRDYAWGSTSAIAEFRGVAPSGAPEAELWLGAHAGSPAVVVDEASVGHADLAEWIAAEPEQALGARLARHGARLPFLLKLLAAAEPLSLQAHPTPEQAREGFAREEADGVPVSAYDRNYRDEFHKPELIVAVSETFDALSGFRPLEEVAGILQTLRAADAADAAPDPGALDLLAAHLGSADPLRDTVEWLLRDGRGGDTGEAAWVTERVTALAASDTARRSPYALSFETVGTLAEVYPGDPGIVISLLLNRVRLRRGESLYLAAGNIHAYLAGLGIELMAASDNVLRGGLTPKHIDVTELLEVLDFTPIAPPRLEPEPVAPGVVAFRPDVPDFVLYRAEPASIAGTAALDAGAGDHAADAARVPLDGPAIVLAEGGSLRLRGRLGESRLARGEAAYVTPDEGGVEITGDGIAWVATTGASEASAD; encoded by the coding sequence ATGTTTGTGACGATCGCCAACACTCCGCGCGACTACGCCTGGGGGTCGACGAGCGCGATCGCCGAGTTCCGGGGCGTGGCCCCGTCGGGCGCGCCCGAGGCGGAGCTCTGGCTCGGCGCGCACGCGGGCTCGCCGGCGGTCGTCGTGGACGAGGCGTCCGTGGGCCACGCCGACCTCGCCGAGTGGATCGCCGCCGAACCTGAGCAGGCCCTCGGTGCCCGGCTCGCCCGGCACGGCGCGCGGCTGCCCTTCCTCCTGAAGCTGCTCGCCGCGGCGGAGCCGCTGTCGCTGCAGGCCCACCCGACGCCAGAGCAGGCCCGCGAGGGCTTCGCGCGCGAGGAGGCCGACGGGGTTCCGGTATCGGCCTACGACCGCAACTACCGCGACGAGTTCCACAAGCCCGAGCTCATCGTCGCGGTGAGCGAGACGTTCGACGCGCTCTCCGGGTTCCGTCCGCTCGAGGAGGTGGCCGGCATCCTGCAGACGCTGCGGGCGGCGGATGCCGCGGACGCCGCGCCCGATCCGGGCGCACTCGACCTGCTCGCGGCCCACCTTGGCTCGGCCGATCCGCTCCGCGACACCGTCGAGTGGCTGCTCCGCGACGGACGCGGCGGCGACACGGGGGAGGCCGCGTGGGTCACCGAGCGGGTGACGGCGCTCGCGGCATCCGACACCGCCCGCCGGTCGCCGTACGCACTCTCGTTCGAGACCGTCGGCACCCTCGCCGAGGTGTACCCGGGCGATCCCGGCATCGTCATCTCGCTGCTGCTCAACCGCGTGCGACTCCGTCGGGGCGAGTCGTTGTACCTCGCGGCGGGCAACATCCACGCGTACCTGGCGGGCCTCGGCATCGAGCTCATGGCCGCGAGCGACAACGTGCTGCGCGGCGGCCTCACGCCGAAGCACATCGACGTGACCGAGCTGCTCGAGGTGCTCGACTTCACCCCGATCGCCCCGCCGCGCCTCGAGCCCGAGCCGGTCGCGCCGGGAGTCGTCGCGTTCCGTCCCGACGTGCCCGACTTCGTGCTCTACCGGGCTGAACCGGCGTCGATCGCGGGCACTGCGGCGCTCGACGCAGGTGCCGGCGACCACGCAGCGGATGCCGCGCGCGTGCCGCTCGACGGTCCGGCGATCGTGCTGGCCGAAGGCGGTTCGCTTCGTCTCCGGGGACGGCTGGGGGAGTCACGGCTCGCCCGCGGCGAGGCGGCGTACGTCACGCCCGACGAGGGCGGAGTCGAGATCACCGGCGACGGGATCGCCTGGGTGGCGACGACCGGCGCGTCCGAGGCATCCGCCGACTGA